A genomic region of Pradoshia eiseniae contains the following coding sequences:
- a CDS encoding HAD family hydrolase, giving the protein MRYKVILFDLDGTLTDPFWGISQSVQYALSKMGFESPSLHQLRAFIGPPLQESFEQMFHMNKLDAQRAITYYRERYTDQGIYENELYPGIRQLLSLLINKGYILVIATSKPTIFAERIMTHFGLDHYFDRIIGSHLNGDRSNKAEIIGHIINIYPQVLPSDFIMVGDRMHDIIGAQKAGIDSIAVLYGYGSEAELKHSKPCFLAKSTDELSLLFESFSCVST; this is encoded by the coding sequence ATGAGGTATAAAGTAATCCTATTTGATTTAGACGGAACGCTCACCGACCCGTTCTGGGGAATAAGTCAGTCTGTTCAGTATGCACTCAGCAAGATGGGATTTGAGTCGCCAAGTCTTCATCAACTAAGAGCATTTATCGGCCCGCCTCTTCAGGAATCCTTCGAGCAAATGTTTCATATGAATAAACTGGACGCCCAAAGGGCAATCACTTACTATCGTGAGCGGTATACAGACCAAGGAATCTATGAAAATGAACTATATCCTGGGATAAGACAACTACTGAGCCTGTTAATCAATAAAGGCTATATTCTTGTTATCGCTACTTCCAAGCCGACCATCTTTGCTGAACGAATTATGACCCATTTTGGATTAGATCACTATTTTGACCGGATCATAGGAAGTCACTTGAATGGTGACCGTTCCAATAAGGCTGAAATCATCGGACATATCATAAACATCTATCCTCAAGTATTGCCCTCTGATTTCATTATGGTGGGGGACCGTATGCATGATATCATTGGTGCTCAAAAAGCTGGCATTGATTCAATTGCCGTCCTATACGGATATGGTTCTGAAGCGGAACTAAAGCATTCAAAGCCTTGTTTTCTGGCTAAGTCAACTGATGAGCTGTCTCTATTATTCGAGAGCTTCTCATGTGTAAGTACATAA
- a CDS encoding glucosamine-6-phosphate deaminase — MNYAIFQNYEEMSYSAAEIIVQEVHEKPDLFICLPMGYTHVRLLEILVDYAKEGRVDFSRCRFVGLFEWVGAHPAKRESCQYFLYNAFLSKIKVPNRQVYLFNGKSSNPYEECQKMDEFIFEQGGLDLVILGIGTNGHIGINEPGSSFAAYSHISELGANTRLFGQRLVRKDGPLTKAYTLGIKHLLGAREIFILANGLDKAKIIRRTVNESFDPQMPANALKLHRNTTFLLDREAGSLLRIF; from the coding sequence ATGAACTATGCCATCTTTCAAAATTATGAAGAAATGTCTTACTCAGCCGCTGAAATTATTGTGCAGGAGGTTCATGAAAAACCGGACTTGTTTATTTGTCTTCCAATGGGTTATACACATGTAAGATTATTAGAAATTCTTGTAGACTATGCTAAGGAAGGACGAGTGGATTTCTCTCGTTGTCGGTTTGTTGGTCTATTTGAATGGGTGGGGGCTCATCCTGCTAAACGTGAAAGCTGTCAGTACTTTTTATACAATGCTTTCTTGTCAAAGATAAAGGTGCCAAATCGGCAAGTATATTTATTTAACGGGAAATCCTCCAATCCATACGAAGAATGCCAAAAAATGGACGAATTCATTTTTGAGCAGGGAGGCCTTGATTTAGTGATTCTCGGTATTGGGACGAATGGTCATATAGGCATTAATGAACCAGGCAGTTCGTTTGCAGCCTATTCGCATATATCCGAGCTTGGCGCAAATACCAGGTTATTTGGACAAAGGCTTGTGAGAAAGGACGGACCTTTAACAAAAGCATATACATTAGGCATCAAGCATTTATTGGGTGCACGGGAAATCTTTATTCTGGCCAACGGTTTGGACAAGGCAAAGATTATCAGGAGAACCGTGAATGAGAGCTTTGACCCGCAGATGCCGGCGAATGCCTTAAAGCTTCACCGAAACACAACATTCTTGCTAGACCGTGAGGCAGGCAGCCTGTTGCGGATATTTTAA
- a CDS encoding DMT family transporter: MRAILLGVCSAFFFAFTFVLNRSMELGGGSWLWSASLRYFFMIPFLLIIVCMNRQLKDLWQVMKENPKAWLLWSLVGFGLFYAPLCFATIYSPGWLIAGSWQMTIIAGTLLVPIFMRSNDPFKERQGIPFKELGFSLIILVGVFIMQADAMNGLPMHEFLLGFLPIMVAAFAYPLGNRKMMELTNGRLNAFQRVLGMTIASMPLWLLLALIALMTEGRPSGMQSLQSLTVAITSGIIATVLFFKATDLIRKDLKKLAAVEATQSMELIFALGGEVIFLSAAFPSLISLFGIAVVMAGMALHSYGTLAVKTNRNKMEEEGF, translated from the coding sequence ATGCGCGCAATCTTATTAGGTGTTTGTTCGGCATTCTTTTTTGCGTTCACATTTGTATTAAACCGTTCGATGGAATTAGGCGGAGGAAGCTGGTTATGGAGCGCATCTTTACGCTATTTCTTCATGATTCCTTTTCTGTTAATCATCGTATGCATGAACAGGCAGCTGAAGGATTTATGGCAGGTAATGAAGGAAAATCCAAAAGCATGGCTGCTATGGAGCTTAGTTGGTTTTGGTTTATTCTATGCCCCTTTATGCTTTGCTACAATTTATTCTCCGGGCTGGCTGATTGCTGGTTCATGGCAAATGACAATCATTGCAGGGACATTGCTGGTACCGATTTTCATGAGATCGAATGATCCGTTTAAAGAAAGGCAAGGGATACCGTTTAAAGAATTGGGCTTCTCCCTCATTATATTAGTGGGTGTGTTCATTATGCAGGCTGATGCGATGAATGGACTGCCAATGCATGAGTTCTTGCTTGGCTTCCTGCCAATAATGGTTGCGGCATTCGCGTATCCGCTAGGCAATCGCAAGATGATGGAACTGACAAACGGACGATTGAATGCTTTTCAGCGTGTATTGGGAATGACCATTGCCAGTATGCCTCTTTGGCTGTTATTAGCTCTTATTGCGCTGATGACTGAGGGAAGACCGAGCGGAATGCAGAGCTTGCAATCCTTGACGGTCGCCATCACTTCCGGCATTATAGCAACTGTTTTATTTTTTAAGGCAACCGATTTGATTCGCAAAGATTTGAAGAAGCTTGCCGCCGTGGAAGCGACTCAATCGATGGAGCTCATCTTCGCCCTTGGAGGAGAAGTGATCTTCCTTTCGGCTGCTTTTCCTTCTCTTATTTCGCTTTTTGGAATCGCCGTAGTTATGGCAGGAATGGCGTTACATAGCTATGGAACACTTGCTGTGAAAACCAATAGGAATAAAATGGAGGAGGAAGGTTTCTAA
- a CDS encoding MATE family efflux transporter: MKTDKLHQQSLYSISWPLFIELSLHMGMGFLATLMLGFYSDYAAAGVGVANQLMSMFILLFNMTAIGAMILIGHRIGALEYKQAHQLARSALAINFWLGIILSILMLLFGNYLLRLFDVSDQVFTYASLFIKIVGLSLCLESISLVLGAILRSHGHTKEPMYVSLLMNLISTIGYVICIFGLFGLPVTGVAGVSWTIIIARAIAVAALFLIVAKELSIRFKWVDLIRIDMQDTKRLFEIGVPSAGENLSYNFSQLIVTGIIATFGDASLTARVYLMNINMLCYLFSIAIGEGTQLLVARYIGAGEFTKAWKRGLKTVKLAVFASTSVSLTLALIGEPLIDMFSSDAAIVAIAVPVLWAIAFVEPGRAINIVLMSSLKSAGDVRFPVIIGIFSMWLISVAFGYVLGLTFGLGLLGVWMAQGVDEWFRALFAVKRWNSRPWERKFASKFNVKMKTS; encoded by the coding sequence TTGAAAACTGATAAACTACATCAACAATCCTTATATTCTATTTCCTGGCCGCTATTTATTGAACTGTCCCTGCATATGGGCATGGGTTTTCTGGCAACCTTGATGCTCGGATTTTACTCAGATTATGCAGCGGCAGGCGTTGGTGTGGCAAACCAGCTCATGAGCATGTTCATTCTCCTATTTAATATGACCGCCATTGGAGCCATGATCTTAATTGGCCATCGAATCGGCGCTTTAGAATATAAACAAGCACATCAGCTGGCTCGTTCTGCATTAGCGATTAATTTCTGGCTTGGTATCATCTTATCTATCCTTATGCTTTTATTCGGGAACTATCTTCTGCGTTTATTTGATGTCAGTGATCAGGTTTTTACGTATGCGTCCCTTTTCATCAAGATTGTCGGTCTTTCCTTATGCCTGGAAAGTATATCGCTCGTTCTTGGTGCCATACTTCGCAGTCATGGCCATACGAAGGAGCCGATGTATGTTTCCTTGCTGATGAATTTGATCAGCACAATCGGTTATGTGATTTGTATTTTTGGTCTCTTTGGCCTTCCAGTTACAGGTGTAGCCGGTGTATCATGGACCATTATCATTGCTCGGGCAATCGCGGTTGCCGCTCTCTTTTTGATTGTGGCAAAGGAGCTTTCAATAAGATTCAAATGGGTTGACCTCATCCGCATTGACATGCAAGATACGAAGCGCTTATTTGAGATCGGCGTTCCTTCTGCCGGCGAAAATCTTTCTTATAACTTCTCTCAACTCATTGTCACTGGCATTATTGCGACATTTGGCGATGCTTCATTAACGGCAAGGGTCTATTTAATGAATATTAACATGCTCTGCTATTTATTCAGCATCGCCATTGGAGAAGGTACACAGCTGCTTGTCGCGCGCTATATTGGGGCAGGAGAATTCACCAAGGCATGGAAGCGCGGACTTAAAACAGTTAAACTTGCTGTCTTTGCCTCAACATCTGTTTCGCTGACCCTGGCTCTAATCGGAGAGCCGCTGATCGACATGTTCAGTTCCGATGCTGCCATTGTGGCCATTGCGGTTCCAGTTTTGTGGGCCATTGCTTTTGTTGAACCAGGAAGAGCGATCAATATCGTGTTAATGAGCTCATTGAAATCTGCCGGAGACGTCAGATTCCCGGTCATCATCGGCATCTTCTCCATGTGGCTTATCTCCGTCGCATTCGGTTATGTATTAGGCCTCACATTCGGTCTTGGCTTATTAGGTGTATGGATGGCTCAAGGTGTTGATGAGTGGTTCAGGGCATTATTTGCGGTAAAGAGATGGAACAGCCGTCCATGGGAACGGAAGTTTGCCAGCAAATTCAATGTGAAAATGAAGACATCCTGA
- a CDS encoding GNAT family N-acetyltransferase, producing the protein MFPQLETERLRLRELTVNDAERVLACFSNELVIRYYGQDKMTRVEEAKDIIHFFARNFHEKRGVRWGIERKETNELIGTIGLNALVMKHKRAEVGYELHPDYWGLGYASESLASVLSYGFKQQLELTRIGAVVYLENEASSRLLLNQGFQREGILRSYMCQNGKPHDAYLYSLINGNG; encoded by the coding sequence ATGTTTCCGCAATTAGAAACAGAGCGGCTAAGGTTAAGAGAATTGACAGTCAATGATGCAGAACGAGTCCTTGCATGCTTTTCAAATGAGCTGGTTATCCGCTATTACGGCCAGGACAAAATGACAAGGGTGGAGGAAGCGAAGGATATCATTCATTTCTTCGCTCGAAATTTCCATGAGAAAAGAGGTGTGAGATGGGGCATTGAAAGAAAGGAGACAAATGAGTTAATAGGAACGATTGGCTTGAATGCTTTAGTGATGAAGCATAAGCGGGCAGAGGTAGGCTATGAGCTCCACCCGGATTATTGGGGACTAGGATATGCTTCAGAATCTCTCGCTTCCGTTCTGTCGTATGGATTTAAACAGCAGCTCGAGCTCACGCGCATTGGAGCGGTTGTATATTTGGAAAATGAGGCCTCGAGCCGTTTATTGTTAAACCAGGGCTTTCAACGAGAAGGGATTCTAAGGAGCTATATGTGCCAAAATGGGAAACCGCATGATGCCTATTTGTATTCGTTAATAAATGGGAATGGATAA
- a CDS encoding catalase: MMNVADNKKDEQLEEYRINNDGKKLTTNHGVRVSEDEHSLKAGERGPTLMEDFHFREKMTHFDHERIPERIVHARGFGAHGYFQVYESMAKWTKADFLQEPSKKTPVFVRFSTVAGSRGSADSVRDARGFATKFYTDEGNFDLVGNNIPVFFIQDAIKFPDLVHSFKPEPHNEMPQAATAHDTFYDFIVNNTESAHMVLWTNSDRGIPRSYRMMEGFGVHTFRLVNAEGIAHFVKFHWKPLLGVHSLVWDEAQKIAGKDPDFHRRDLYEAIELGNYPEYELGIQIIKEEDEFNFDFDVLDPTKIWPEELVPVHRIGKMTLDKNVDNVFAETEQAAFHIGHVVPGIDFTNDPLLQGRLFSYTDTQLLRLGGPNFQQIPINRPVSPVHNHQRDGYHQMRIDQGQVSYHKNGLANNSPAPASPEEGGYTHYQEKVEGHKVRKRSDSFMDHYSQAKLFWNSMSMPEKQHIIEAFQFELGKCLNKEIQQQVVDMYANVDHFLAEQIAIGLGLEVPEKEKESTVTDQSPALSQLNTPMSAQTRKVAILVHNGFDGEDLMNVLKAFEQAGMMAEIVSEHQGKIKSANGAELKVDQTFLTADSVLYDAVYIATGQESVDALKKNKKVNEFLMNAFNHYKAIGAPKEGAALMQAFLMESEKAAAGVITSDNTVNIDDSIEAFIQAVAKHRHWERQI; this comes from the coding sequence ATGATGAACGTGGCAGACAATAAAAAGGATGAGCAATTAGAGGAATATCGCATTAATAATGACGGGAAAAAGCTGACGACGAATCATGGTGTCCGAGTGTCTGAGGATGAGCATTCCTTAAAGGCTGGAGAACGAGGGCCAACATTGATGGAAGATTTTCATTTCAGGGAAAAGATGACGCATTTCGATCATGAGCGAATTCCAGAAAGGATTGTCCATGCCAGAGGCTTTGGCGCTCATGGATACTTCCAAGTTTATGAATCGATGGCTAAATGGACGAAGGCAGATTTCCTGCAAGAACCGTCTAAGAAAACGCCTGTCTTTGTCCGCTTCTCCACTGTGGCTGGTTCAAGGGGTTCTGCTGATTCTGTTCGGGATGCGCGCGGGTTTGCGACGAAATTCTATACAGATGAGGGGAACTTTGATTTAGTCGGAAATAACATCCCGGTATTCTTCATCCAGGATGCAATCAAATTCCCGGATCTTGTCCATTCCTTCAAGCCGGAGCCGCATAATGAAATGCCTCAGGCAGCAACTGCTCATGATACCTTTTATGATTTCATCGTGAATAATACGGAGTCGGCCCATATGGTGTTATGGACCAATTCAGACAGGGGTATTCCTCGCAGCTATCGGATGATGGAGGGATTCGGTGTCCATACTTTCCGATTGGTTAATGCAGAGGGAATTGCCCATTTCGTGAAATTCCATTGGAAGCCCCTCCTAGGTGTTCATTCCCTTGTCTGGGATGAAGCACAGAAGATTGCGGGGAAGGACCCGGATTTCCATCGTCGTGACTTATATGAAGCGATTGAACTTGGGAATTACCCGGAATATGAATTAGGCATTCAAATCATCAAGGAAGAGGATGAATTCAACTTTGACTTTGATGTGCTAGACCCGACAAAGATTTGGCCGGAGGAGCTTGTTCCAGTGCATCGCATTGGGAAAATGACCCTAGATAAGAATGTGGATAATGTTTTTGCCGAAACGGAGCAGGCTGCCTTCCATATTGGCCATGTCGTTCCTGGTATTGACTTCACGAATGACCCATTATTGCAGGGACGTTTATTCTCCTATACGGATACACAGCTCCTTCGTCTTGGCGGTCCGAACTTCCAGCAGATTCCGATCAACCGCCCGGTATCTCCAGTGCATAATCATCAGCGTGATGGATACCATCAGATGAGAATTGACCAAGGGCAGGTCAGCTATCATAAGAATGGGCTCGCTAATAATTCACCGGCACCGGCATCCCCGGAGGAAGGCGGATATACTCATTACCAAGAAAAAGTAGAAGGACATAAGGTGAGAAAGCGCAGTGACAGCTTTATGGATCATTATAGCCAAGCTAAACTATTCTGGAACAGTATGTCTATGCCAGAGAAGCAGCATATTATTGAAGCCTTCCAGTTCGAGCTTGGCAAATGTCTTAACAAGGAAATCCAGCAGCAAGTCGTGGATATGTATGCGAATGTTGATCACTTCCTTGCCGAGCAAATAGCGATAGGGCTAGGGCTTGAAGTTCCAGAGAAGGAAAAAGAATCAACGGTCACTGACCAGTCTCCGGCTCTTAGCCAGCTTAATACACCAATGAGTGCGCAAACGAGAAAGGTGGCTATCTTGGTTCATAACGGCTTTGATGGCGAAGATCTGATGAACGTCTTAAAGGCCTTTGAACAAGCAGGAATGATGGCGGAAATCGTGAGTGAACACCAAGGGAAGATCAAGAGTGCAAATGGAGCTGAATTGAAGGTCGACCAAACCTTCCTGACAGCTGATTCTGTTCTCTATGATGCAGTTTATATCGCAACCGGCCAAGAAAGCGTAGATGCATTGAAGAAGAACAAAAAGGTTAATGAGTTCTTGATGAATGCATTCAATCACTATAAGGCTATTGGAGCGCCAAAGGAAGGAGCAGCTCTAATGCAGGCATTCCTTATGGAATCAGAGAAGGCAGCTGCAGGTGTGATTACTTCTGACAATACGGTTAACATCGATGATTCGATAGAAGCCTTCATCCAAGCTGTTGCCAAGCATCGCCACTGGGAAAGACAAATATAA
- a CDS encoding YvrJ family protein, with protein sequence MDELLLFIKDVGFPIVVTIYLLYRIEGKLEALNMSIQSLPVLLSELMKK encoded by the coding sequence GTGGACGAATTATTGCTGTTTATAAAGGATGTTGGCTTTCCAATCGTTGTCACTATTTATTTATTATACAGGATAGAAGGCAAGCTTGAAGCGCTCAATATGTCTATTCAGTCATTACCAGTGCTGTTAAGTGAGTTAATGAAGAAATAA
- a CDS encoding DUF2922 domain-containing protein, with the protein MDKVLELYFVTADEKTAKIQIEDPIEPVNEAAVRAAMNEIIASQAFKNNAGPYVAAKEARLVETTKTSYLFS; encoded by the coding sequence ATGGATAAGGTACTAGAATTATACTTTGTCACGGCTGATGAAAAGACAGCGAAAATACAGATTGAAGATCCTATTGAGCCTGTAAATGAGGCTGCCGTACGTGCTGCAATGAATGAAATCATTGCCTCACAGGCCTTTAAAAATAATGCAGGTCCATATGTAGCTGCTAAAGAAGCACGATTGGTTGAAACGACTAAAACAAGCTATTTATTTTCTTGA
- a CDS encoding DUF1659 domain-containing protein yields MNEQFLEVTKLQIEFAVGIDALGKPITKKKTFSNMNNGVGGSALKRCADAIVSLQKHSAIGVKRLDTWGLES; encoded by the coding sequence ATGAATGAACAATTCTTGGAAGTGACGAAATTGCAAATTGAGTTCGCGGTCGGAATCGATGCACTTGGCAAGCCGATCACGAAGAAGAAAACCTTTTCCAACATGAACAATGGGGTTGGCGGCAGTGCCTTGAAGCGGTGCGCAGATGCAATTGTATCACTGCAAAAGCACTCGGCAATCGGTGTCAAGAGGCTCGATACCTGGGGTCTTGAATCTTAA